From Roseicitreum antarcticum, one genomic window encodes:
- a CDS encoding helix-turn-helix domain-containing protein produces the protein MHTSFNQDLLRIARQARGWSQSELSRRSGVSQANLSKLENGLIGPTEDVLGTVSATLGFPQSFFFQNDRVIGLPMSVQYRKRASVGQKAIEQLEAELNIRILHIRRLLDAADLEPELALPRLDVDEYDGDPSRIAELVRRTWLAPSGPIRDLVGWVERAGCIVVHCDFAALKVDGFTVQIADMPPCIFLNRNQPADRQRFSLAHELGHVVMHRVPSPEMEDEANEFAAALLMPARDIRSHLSGRPLTIQRLAGLKPIWHVSMAALLVRATTIGAITANQSQYLWRQISSMGYRRTEPPELDFKPEEPTVLPEIIRLHLDELGYDVSDLAEVLRSTEDDVKTLHPLPALNGHLRVVK, from the coding sequence ATGCATACCAGTTTCAATCAAGACCTGCTGCGTATAGCGCGGCAGGCTCGCGGATGGAGTCAATCCGAGTTATCTCGCCGTTCGGGAGTATCGCAAGCGAACCTCTCTAAACTTGAAAACGGACTTATTGGGCCAACTGAGGACGTGCTTGGAACCGTAAGTGCTACTCTCGGCTTCCCCCAAAGCTTCTTCTTCCAGAACGACCGTGTCATCGGCTTGCCGATGAGTGTCCAATACCGGAAGCGTGCAAGTGTTGGTCAGAAAGCTATTGAGCAACTCGAAGCGGAGTTGAATATCAGAATTCTTCACATCAGGCGGTTATTGGATGCAGCCGACCTTGAGCCAGAGTTGGCGTTGCCCCGTTTGGACGTCGACGAATACGACGGCGACCCTTCGAGAATTGCCGAACTCGTGCGGCGTACTTGGCTGGCACCCAGCGGTCCAATCCGAGACTTGGTTGGATGGGTGGAGCGGGCCGGTTGCATTGTTGTGCATTGCGACTTTGCTGCTTTGAAAGTCGATGGCTTCACAGTCCAGATAGCAGATATGCCCCCGTGCATATTCCTGAACCGTAACCAACCGGCTGACCGGCAGCGGTTTAGCCTTGCGCATGAACTTGGTCATGTCGTCATGCACCGCGTCCCATCACCAGAAATGGAAGATGAGGCGAACGAATTTGCTGCTGCGCTGCTGATGCCTGCTCGCGATATTCGCTCGCACCTCTCGGGTCGCCCTCTCACCATTCAAAGGCTCGCGGGTTTAAAGCCAATTTGGCATGTTTCGATGGCTGCGCTTCTCGTGCGAGCAACGACAATAGGCGCTATCACCGCAAACCAGAGTCAGTACCTATGGCGGCAAATAAGTTCCATGGGGTATCGCCGTACTGAGCCACCAGAACTTGATTTCAAACCGGAGGAGCCAACTGTTCTGCCGGAAATAATCAGGCTTCACCTTGATGAACTCGGCTACGATGTATCTGATCTTGCAGAAGTGTTGCGCTCGACAGAGGACGATGTAAAAACGCTCCACCCGCTTCCGGCATTAAACGGACACCTTCGAGTGGTAAAGTAG
- a CDS encoding DNA repair protein RadC: protein MFDLPLPIQPSTRPMGPVPGAPTVTPDPSLPFALTRMQRTPTALMSGTAAPVVVERFATLADAMQGAFELVEDNGSDAAPQLLAILDCDQRLVLAGAASHGAVAWCHPVANALEARAVVTEAVQLRAQAGRATDWHEPELAQRLRHRADLLDARLVDPLWRAFATRALQVAA from the coding sequence ATGTTTGACCTTCCCCTGCCGATTCAGCCGAGCACACGCCCGATGGGTCCTGTTCCAGGTGCCCCGACCGTTACCCCTGATCCCAGCCTGCCTTTCGCGCTGACCCGGATGCAACGGACGCCGACAGCCCTGATGTCGGGCACTGCTGCCCCCGTTGTCGTTGAGCGTTTCGCGACACTGGCCGACGCTATGCAGGGGGCGTTTGAGCTTGTTGAGGACAACGGCTCTGATGCAGCGCCGCAGCTTCTGGCGATCCTTGATTGCGACCAGCGTCTGGTTCTTGCCGGGGCCGCCAGTCATGGCGCTGTGGCTTGGTGCCACCCTGTCGCCAATGCTCTTGAGGCACGGGCCGTCGTGACCGAGGCGGTTCAACTTCGCGCCCAGGCGGGTCGCGCGACTGACTGGCACGAGCCTGAACTGGCGCAGCGGCTGCGTCACCGTGCCGATCTTCTGGATGCCCGCCTTGTCGATCCGCTCTGGCGCGCTTTCGCCACCCGGGCGCTGCAGGTCGCGGCGTGA
- a CDS encoding DUF6915 family protein → MAHPYHHALSSVKKWGGTVEDYLAVHSWFDQSKGITADFRHRSLRHHAEGIFMAETIFGQTLTLSTGRVIPTRWVGEQHVKEDLGFIPSFADWVKAIRPEPWMGRTERIEAKVDPHLASPVVEVS, encoded by the coding sequence ATGGCACATCCCTATCATCACGCGCTGTCCTCGGTGAAGAAATGGGGCGGCACGGTCGAGGATTACCTCGCCGTGCATTCCTGGTTCGACCAGAGCAAGGGGATCACCGCAGATTTCCGCCACCGGTCGCTGCGCCACCATGCGGAGGGCATCTTCATGGCCGAGACGATTTTCGGGCAGACCCTCACGCTCTCGACCGGACGCGTCATCCCGACGCGTTGGGTGGGCGAGCAGCATGTGAAGGAAGACCTCGGCTTCATCCCGAGCTTCGCCGACTGGGTGAAGGCGATCCGCCCCGAGCCCTGGATGGGCCGGACCGAGCGGATCGAGGCAAAGGTCGATCCGCATCTCGCCTCGCCCGTGGTCGAGGTCAGCTGA
- a CDS encoding single-stranded DNA-binding protein, producing the protein MQNIVILAGNIGQKPETRTTQGGTNITNFSLATSRPRLSEGRVLRDDNGYRVMDTEWHRITCFNGLGKTVAEHCEKGMKVLVHGRIHYSKWIDSMGNDRYGCEIIAEKVDFLSRPKSTENENPELVDRDDEIPF; encoded by the coding sequence ATGCAGAACATCGTCATCCTCGCCGGCAACATCGGTCAGAAACCCGAAACCCGCACCACTCAGGGCGGCACCAACATCACCAACTTCAGCCTCGCTACCTCGCGCCCCCGCCTCTCGGAAGGTCGCGTGCTGCGCGACGACAACGGCTACCGGGTCATGGATACCGAATGGCACCGCATCACCTGCTTCAACGGTCTCGGCAAGACTGTCGCGGAGCATTGCGAAAAGGGCATGAAGGTCCTCGTCCACGGCCGTATCCACTACAGCAAGTGGATCGACAGCATGGGGAACGACCGCTACGGCTGCGAGATCATCGCCGAGAAGGTCGACTTCCTGAGCCGCCCGAAGTCGACCGAGAACGAAAACCCCGAGCTGGTCGACCGCGACGACGAGATCCCGTTCTGA
- a CDS encoding ParB/RepB/Spo0J family partition protein has translation MARKVFGDSLKNAMGKTPPSDEDLDVKRTSPTVARAQASVLEEDKHATRLIDPAAIRMSAVMDRIDPSDGLDELVSSIREHGQKVPVLVRRTQDGALEIVYGRRRLLACRQLGQKVRATVMEMTDEEALIAQGVENNARQDPSFIERALFVTGIIRELGKTDETRKNAQTIAYRALQIDESLVSRMNRIATGIPMELIQAIGPAHGVGRRVWEKLFRLCEKDVVRAREVASEIPRNIPGPNRLETAVTLLTTTKPSTQETHPSERVKIGRKGNRITIDVDADLAPRVEEAVRKLVTELLDRGQDGPK, from the coding sequence ATGGCGCGTAAGGTCTTCGGGGACTCACTCAAGAACGCGATGGGCAAAACGCCGCCTTCGGACGAGGATCTGGATGTGAAGCGAACGAGCCCGACTGTAGCTCGCGCACAAGCATCCGTGCTCGAAGAGGATAAACACGCCACGCGACTGATCGACCCGGCCGCCATACGGATGTCCGCGGTAATGGACCGCATCGATCCAAGCGATGGTCTGGATGAACTTGTCTCGTCGATCCGCGAGCACGGTCAAAAGGTTCCAGTGCTGGTTCGCCGAACCCAGGACGGTGCGCTTGAGATCGTCTACGGTCGCCGTAGGCTTCTCGCCTGTCGCCAACTTGGTCAGAAAGTGCGCGCCACGGTCATGGAGATGACCGACGAGGAAGCTCTCATTGCCCAAGGCGTGGAAAATAATGCCCGCCAAGATCCATCGTTCATCGAAAGGGCCCTGTTTGTCACCGGAATCATTCGAGAACTTGGGAAAACCGACGAGACGCGCAAGAACGCTCAGACGATCGCGTATCGGGCACTTCAGATCGATGAATCGCTCGTCTCGCGGATGAACCGTATCGCTACGGGCATCCCGATGGAACTGATCCAGGCTATCGGACCTGCACACGGCGTTGGTCGAAGAGTTTGGGAAAAGCTTTTCAGGCTGTGCGAGAAAGACGTCGTGAGAGCCCGAGAAGTTGCCAGCGAAATCCCTCGCAACATACCGGGCCCCAACCGTCTCGAAACGGCGGTTACCTTGCTGACGACCACCAAACCGTCGACGCAGGAGACACATCCCAGTGAGCGCGTGAAGATCGGCCGCAAGGGCAACCGCATCACAATCGATGTGGACGCTGATCTTGCCCCACGGGTTGAGGAGGCAGTCCGGAAGCTAGTCACAGAGCTACTTGACCGCGGCCAAGACGGGCCAAAGTGA
- a CDS encoding DUF932 domain-containing protein, whose product MSVVEVLDPVAPTRAGGWKVDVSRGERNGRVSSEWFNRPDDERYLSLDDLWANVKGRSERSRSRVVQTADIRVEAARDNPERLHLMLPKAQEPVAPTHWAFGQLASIVGVPASYLRQLPAPLAGINLQYGLTNHRAEQVKTFETEDGRTELRAVTGPDYGRIHDFELVEAVQRIAGNGTGDTRWKVPGVLDWSTGVYNPDVEISRDTTTLYASDRDVFLFLVDDRNPIEAGKLPDGSPDLYFRGFYCWNSEVGAKTLGMASFYLRAVCQNRNLWGVEDFQEIRIRHSKYAASRFAHEAAPALTRFANSSPQGFVNGIKAARQQVVARSDEDRADFLRKRGFSKAESGKIIEKVLMEEGRPPESIFDFVQGITRLARDKTQQDARLDMEGRAKKLLDRVG is encoded by the coding sequence ATGAGTGTTGTAGAAGTTTTGGATCCGGTCGCGCCGACGCGTGCTGGTGGCTGGAAAGTGGACGTGAGCCGGGGTGAGCGGAACGGGCGGGTGTCGTCCGAATGGTTCAACCGGCCTGATGACGAGCGGTATCTCTCGCTCGACGATCTCTGGGCCAATGTGAAGGGTCGCTCCGAGCGCAGCCGGAGCCGGGTGGTGCAGACTGCGGACATCCGGGTCGAGGCGGCGCGCGACAACCCCGAACGGTTGCATCTGATGCTGCCGAAAGCGCAAGAGCCTGTTGCGCCAACGCATTGGGCGTTTGGTCAGCTTGCCAGCATTGTTGGCGTTCCGGCGTCCTATCTGCGGCAGTTGCCCGCGCCGCTGGCGGGGATCAACCTGCAGTATGGTCTGACCAACCACCGCGCTGAGCAAGTCAAAACCTTCGAGACGGAAGATGGCCGCACCGAACTGCGCGCCGTGACCGGACCCGACTATGGCCGCATCCACGATTTCGAGCTGGTCGAAGCGGTGCAGCGCATCGCGGGCAATGGCACCGGCGACACGCGCTGGAAGGTGCCGGGCGTGCTCGACTGGTCGACCGGGGTCTACAACCCCGATGTCGAAATCAGCCGCGACACGACCACGCTGTATGCGTCGGACCGCGATGTCTTCCTGTTCCTGGTCGATGATCGCAATCCGATCGAGGCGGGCAAGTTGCCCGATGGCTCCCCCGATCTCTACTTCCGGGGCTTTTACTGCTGGAATTCCGAGGTTGGGGCGAAGACCCTCGGCATGGCGAGTTTTTACCTGCGGGCGGTTTGCCAGAACCGCAACCTCTGGGGCGTCGAGGATTTTCAGGAGATCCGGATTCGGCATTCGAAATACGCCGCCTCGCGCTTTGCCCATGAGGCGGCCCCGGCGCTGACGCGGTTTGCCAATTCCTCGCCGCAGGGGTTCGTGAACGGCATCAAGGCCGCGCGGCAGCAGGTCGTGGCGCGCAGCGACGAGGATCGCGCGGATTTCCTGCGCAAGCGGGGGTTCTCAAAGGCCGAGTCTGGCAAGATCATCGAGAAAGTGCTGATGGAGGAGGGCCGCCCGCCGGAAAGCATTTTCGACTTCGTGCAGGGCATCACGCGGCTTGCGCGCGATAAGACCCAGCAGGACGCCCGGCTCGACATGGAAGGGCGTGCCAAGAAGCTCCTCGACCGGGTCGGCTGA
- a CDS encoding PD-(D/E)XK nuclease family protein, with protein sequence MNEMLVLTHATERDIDLLLVEEFAASPLFILAILRSISLSELVVEHASVMHSVRRIHSRREIDISVRVQTNAGDVLLLIENKLDTSEQPRQAESYRAEAVEQAAGYHLVRTILVCPQEYRAANAVFAAGFDHAISYESLAKFFETRAARETGELGGRLAHRASMMRQAIEKQRRGYTQVVHPAKRQFTERYVALLRETAPELVPGPSMLRESAADSVTMIFAPETLPKWTFLPQMRIVHQLREANANINFYTWGDHFNELAAQISADLAGTGIRAVPTVNKRNSGRAGLMLVVPTPALDHFTPFDEQIESVRTGIVATRSLREWLISHQDAVRGWAALVPDKKLP encoded by the coding sequence ATGAACGAAATGCTTGTCCTGACCCACGCCACTGAGCGTGATATAGACCTACTGCTAGTCGAGGAATTTGCTGCCTCACCTTTGTTCATTTTGGCCATACTAAGATCTATCAGCCTAAGTGAATTGGTAGTTGAGCACGCGTCGGTCATGCACTCCGTGCGCCGCATCCACAGTCGACGCGAGATCGATATTTCGGTTCGGGTGCAGACGAATGCCGGGGATGTCCTGTTGTTGATCGAGAACAAACTCGACACATCTGAACAGCCACGTCAGGCCGAATCCTATCGTGCTGAAGCTGTCGAACAGGCGGCTGGTTATCATCTGGTACGCACGATCCTTGTTTGTCCGCAGGAATATCGCGCTGCAAATGCGGTCTTCGCCGCGGGTTTCGACCATGCAATCAGCTACGAAAGTCTCGCCAAGTTTTTTGAAACCCGCGCCGCTCGTGAGACAGGCGAATTGGGTGGTCGGCTTGCGCATCGCGCTAGCATGATGCGGCAGGCTATCGAAAAACAGCGGCGCGGCTATACTCAGGTTGTCCATCCAGCCAAGCGGCAATTTACGGAACGTTATGTCGCGCTGTTGCGCGAAACCGCACCTGAGCTCGTCCCTGGACCCTCGATGCTGCGCGAAAGCGCCGCCGACAGTGTGACCATGATCTTCGCTCCAGAAACCCTACCGAAATGGACATTCTTGCCGCAGATGCGGATCGTCCATCAGCTTCGCGAGGCAAATGCCAATATCAACTTCTACACGTGGGGCGATCATTTTAATGAACTTGCTGCCCAAATCTCGGCAGATTTGGCCGGAACGGGCATCCGTGCTGTCCCAACGGTAAACAAGCGTAACTCAGGGCGCGCCGGTCTGATGCTGGTCGTGCCAACTCCGGCGTTGGACCATTTCACTCCCTTTGATGAGCAGATTGAGTCCGTGCGCACAGGGATTGTCGCAACCCGTTCCTTGCGCGAATGGTTAATCTCACACCAAGACGCTGTGCGTGGCTGGGCTGCACTGGTACCCGACAAAAAGCTCCCCTGA
- a CDS encoding helix-turn-helix domain-containing protein codes for MRHATETTTALAERTSLPCSNPYELLGPVRILRKELGLTTNDLAVLTALISFLPRKEREIHDSQRLTLTVVFPSNASLSERANGLDERTLRRSLKRLSAAELIERKNSANGKRFPLRYGGVIRDAFGINLKPLIQRYGSLATQALQLTEERERIRSLKAEALALRASLLQQTRFDEAKLSTLNMIRKVLRRATLTVDAVLSVISELRALGADTPASYGEHHTATEAGAEDNLQAVKHRPHLPDSDDLPATNGQNVRHIESIKKDIKKIAPATDHSSKQTAQTKPTMNRDPARMAWEDFTHVAGFFPEPPRTGEALTRILYDLGRLLRISQDELRHGIQKAGAGTLLLVFDYLIARAGTIKHPDAYFGRILRTQLAPI; via the coding sequence ATGAGACATGCAACTGAAACAACAACCGCCCTGGCGGAACGGACATCTCTGCCCTGCTCTAACCCCTATGAGCTTCTGGGCCCGGTTCGCATTCTAAGGAAGGAGCTCGGCCTCACAACCAATGACCTTGCCGTTCTGACCGCGCTCATTAGCTTCCTACCCCGCAAAGAACGTGAGATTCACGACAGCCAGCGACTTACGCTCACTGTCGTGTTCCCATCGAACGCTTCTCTGTCAGAGCGCGCCAATGGGCTCGATGAGCGAACACTTCGACGCAGCCTGAAACGCCTCTCAGCTGCTGAACTGATCGAACGCAAGAACTCAGCAAATGGCAAACGCTTTCCGCTGCGGTATGGAGGCGTTATCAGAGATGCCTTCGGTATCAACCTGAAGCCCTTGATCCAGAGGTACGGCTCGCTCGCGACACAAGCCTTGCAGCTCACCGAAGAACGCGAGCGCATCCGCTCACTGAAGGCTGAGGCGCTGGCCCTACGTGCATCGCTACTTCAACAGACGCGCTTCGATGAAGCAAAGCTCTCTACCCTCAACATGATCAGAAAAGTCCTGCGTCGAGCAACATTAACTGTTGATGCAGTCCTGAGCGTTATCTCGGAACTTAGAGCACTCGGAGCCGATACCCCCGCAAGCTACGGTGAACACCACACCGCTACAGAAGCTGGTGCCGAAGATAATTTACAAGCTGTAAAACACCGACCGCATTTACCAGATTCCGACGATCTGCCCGCCACAAACGGACAAAATGTCCGGCACATAGAGTCTATAAAAAAAGATATTAAGAAGATTGCTCCCGCAACGGACCATAGCAGTAAACAAACCGCGCAAACCAAACCTACGATGAACCGAGACCCAGCAAGGATGGCATGGGAGGACTTCACCCATGTTGCGGGATTTTTCCCAGAACCGCCGCGCACAGGAGAAGCCCTTACCCGCATTCTATACGACCTCGGTCGATTGCTTAGAATAAGCCAGGACGAGCTGAGACATGGCATCCAGAAAGCTGGCGCTGGAACACTGCTTCTCGTTTTCGATTACCTCATAGCTAGAGCAGGCACGATCAAACACCCTGATGCCTATTTTGGAAGGATCTTACGCACACAACTTGCTCCAATATGA
- a CDS encoding ParB/RepB/Spo0J family partition protein has protein sequence MTKTIQKITLSPSWDIPFDKLALSQSNVRRIKAGVSVEELAEDIARRGLLQSLSVRPVLGDDGTEIGKFEIPAGGRRFQALSLLVKQKRLAKTTPIPCIVRDVRSDILAEDDSLAENMQRVALHPLDQFRAFVALRDKGQSDAEIAAAFFVTPQIVKQRLKLASVAPALLEIYAEDGMTLEQLMAFTVNPDHARQVQVWDVIHSSWNKEPFQIRRMLTETSVRASDRRAVFVGVEAYEATGGTMLHDLFQGDDGGWLEDPALLDRLVTEKLQAAAEMIAVEGWKWIEVALDLHYGYSHGLRSLSGDPAPMTDDEGAAHARLLAEYRALEEEYTGQDELPDEIDTRLGVLETEMERIETRPLIFDPTEIGRAGAFVTLDRYGALAVYRGYVRPVDEPVEETAVQDGGDPAVAGQGDDRDLADGHASAAHIGTVIMSGGQPIGGDLPEDEDDGALKPLPERLVMELTAHRTLALREAIGRSPDVALTLLLMKLVTDTFRTSSASGSCLEASVRHVYMSAQAPDLKDSVVAKLVDERHAEWEADLPLGDDAALWGYLSVLDQGSRLALLAHCLSFGINALHEKVNPYGAGISASGLTRRMAHADLVAQAVDLDMVEAGWEPTVDTYLNRVPKARILEAVREAKGEGTAQLLDHLKKGEMASEAERLLKGSGWLPEVLRRNDLVALDGEDCADGQGADAEAANSVSDADLPAFLTDDLPAEGASMLAAE, from the coding sequence ATGACGAAAACTATCCAGAAAATCACCCTGTCCCCTTCGTGGGATATCCCTTTCGACAAGCTCGCGTTAAGCCAGTCCAATGTGCGGCGCATCAAAGCTGGCGTGTCCGTCGAGGAACTGGCCGAAGACATCGCCCGCCGCGGTCTCTTGCAGAGCTTGAGCGTACGGCCAGTGCTGGGCGATGATGGGACCGAGATTGGCAAGTTCGAAATCCCTGCCGGTGGCCGTCGCTTCCAAGCCTTGTCCTTGCTCGTGAAGCAGAAGCGTTTGGCGAAGACGACGCCCATTCCATGCATCGTGCGAGACGTGAGGTCCGACATCCTTGCCGAGGACGATTCCCTTGCAGAAAACATGCAGCGAGTCGCCCTGCACCCGCTCGACCAGTTCCGCGCGTTTGTGGCGCTGCGGGACAAGGGTCAGAGCGATGCAGAGATTGCCGCGGCCTTCTTCGTGACGCCGCAGATCGTGAAGCAGCGCCTGAAACTCGCTTCCGTCGCCCCTGCCCTGCTTGAGATCTATGCCGAGGATGGCATGACACTGGAGCAGCTCATGGCCTTCACCGTGAACCCCGATCACGCGCGTCAGGTTCAGGTCTGGGATGTGATCCATTCATCCTGGAACAAGGAGCCATTCCAAATCCGGCGCATGCTGACCGAGACCTCAGTCCGGGCGTCCGACCGACGCGCGGTCTTTGTGGGTGTTGAGGCTTATGAAGCGACGGGTGGCACGATGCTGCATGACCTCTTCCAGGGCGATGACGGCGGTTGGCTCGAAGACCCTGCCCTACTCGATCGACTGGTGACGGAAAAACTCCAGGCCGCGGCTGAGATGATTGCAGTTGAGGGCTGGAAGTGGATCGAGGTCGCGCTTGACTTGCACTATGGCTACAGCCACGGCCTGCGGTCCCTGTCCGGCGATCCGGCACCAATGACAGATGACGAAGGTGCGGCTCATGCAAGGCTGCTCGCCGAGTATCGGGCGCTGGAAGAAGAGTACACGGGTCAGGATGAATTGCCTGACGAGATCGACACACGGCTTGGCGTGTTGGAAACGGAGATGGAAAGGATCGAGACCCGGCCGTTGATCTTCGATCCGACAGAGATCGGGCGGGCAGGGGCGTTCGTCACGCTCGACCGCTACGGTGCGCTGGCAGTCTATCGCGGCTATGTGCGTCCAGTGGATGAGCCCGTTGAGGAGACCGCGGTCCAGGACGGTGGAGATCCTGCGGTGGCGGGGCAGGGGGATGATCGTGATCTCGCCGATGGCCATGCCAGTGCCGCCCATATCGGAACCGTCATCATGTCGGGAGGCCAGCCGATTGGCGGCGACCTGCCGGAGGATGAGGATGACGGAGCGCTGAAGCCACTACCCGAGCGGTTGGTCATGGAGTTGACGGCCCACCGAACGCTGGCGCTGCGTGAAGCGATCGGGCGCTCGCCGGATGTCGCGCTGACGCTTCTGCTCATGAAGCTTGTGACGGACACCTTCCGCACTTCCTCAGCTTCGGGCAGCTGTCTCGAAGCCTCAGTGCGTCACGTCTACATGTCGGCGCAGGCGCCCGATCTGAAGGACAGCGTGGTGGCCAAGCTGGTCGACGAGCGTCACGCGGAATGGGAAGCCGATCTGCCGCTTGGCGATGATGCGGCCCTCTGGGGTTATTTGAGTGTCCTCGACCAAGGCAGCCGTCTGGCTCTGCTGGCGCATTGCCTGAGCTTCGGCATAAACGCGCTGCATGAGAAGGTGAACCCATACGGGGCAGGCATCTCGGCCAGCGGTCTGACGCGTCGTATGGCGCATGCCGATCTCGTGGCACAGGCAGTCGATCTCGACATGGTCGAGGCGGGCTGGGAGCCGACGGTGGACACCTATCTCAACCGCGTGCCCAAGGCCCGCATCCTTGAGGCTGTGCGCGAAGCGAAAGGGGAGGGGACTGCCCAGCTTCTCGATCACCTGAAGAAGGGCGAGATGGCCAGTGAGGCCGAGCGCTTGCTGAAGGGCAGCGGCTGGTTGCCCGAGGTCCTGCGCCGGAATGACCTCGTGGCGCTGGACGGTGAGGACTGTGCCGACGGGCAGGGCGCGGATGCCGAAGCGGCTAACAGCGTCAGTGACGCTGACCTTCCCGCGTTCCTGACGGATGACCTGCCTGCTGAAGGCGCGTCGATGCTGGCCGCCGAATAA
- a CDS encoding H-NS histone family protein, whose protein sequence is MGYCLAELVGKDSKPKRAPVAPKYQQSDNPAITWSGRGRKPQWFVDAMAAGTTVGDPEIS, encoded by the coding sequence ATGGGCTACTGCCTGGCGGAACTGGTCGGGAAAGATAGCAAACCCAAGCGCGCCCCAGTCGCACCAAAGTACCAGCAATCTGACAACCCGGCCATCACCTGGTCCGGTCGTGGGCGTAAACCGCAGTGGTTCGTGGACGCGATGGCTGCTGGCACAACCGTCGGTGATCCGGAAATCAGCTGA
- a CDS encoding DUF6878 family protein, which translates to MTQTEPTLAAPLRPSTVDFGAILAAHAERTARTLALRPGNKGRLFDGLTAAGITHVTVTFDGAGDSGQIESIGAWAGDTAVDFPATEIPYAALTWDDPEVEMRSLSLEDVVEQLAYDFLSDTHGGWENNDGAYGEFCFDASARCIHLEFNERFTSSGLYTHDF; encoded by the coding sequence ATGACCCAGACTGAACCCACTCTGGCCGCACCGCTGCGGCCTTCCACCGTCGATTTCGGGGCGATCCTTGCCGCACATGCCGAACGCACCGCCCGGACCCTCGCCTTGCGCCCTGGCAACAAGGGTCGCCTCTTCGATGGCCTCACGGCCGCCGGCATCACCCATGTCACCGTGACCTTCGACGGTGCCGGTGACAGCGGCCAGATCGAAAGCATCGGCGCTTGGGCGGGCGATACGGCTGTCGATTTCCCCGCGACCGAAATCCCCTATGCCGCGCTGACCTGGGATGACCCCGAGGTCGAGATGCGCAGCCTGTCGCTGGAGGATGTCGTCGAGCAACTCGCCTACGACTTCCTCTCCGACACGCATGGAGGCTGGGAGAACAACGACGGCGCCTACGGCGAGTTCTGCTTCGACGCTTCCGCCCGCTGCATCCACCTCGAGTTCAACGAACGTTTCACGTCGTCCGGACTCTACACGCATGATTTCTGA